GTCAATGTAGTGTATCGAAACTCCAATCACTTCAGGCATGTGTCTTCCAATCACTTCAGCCTCTACATTGGCGTGTTTAGGATATGTAGCTAGATAGTCAAGTGGCGCGATGATTGTGGGCATGTTGGGATCAAGCAGAGGATATAGATTCCGTTTAAGGATCTTTAGGTTATTAAAGTTCCTCCCCAACATAACCAAAGACTCGTGAGATATGCCATAAGAGTAGCTCATGTCGAATTCCTTCAGGTTTGGACAGTTTGAGGCTATCTTTGTCATTGATGCATCTGTGACATTAGGGCAGCTCTTTATCCAAAGTACCTCTAGTTTAGGGCACCTGAAAATGGAAGAATCATTAACGAAGAGATCACTTCATTTAGCAATAAAATCATCATCTGAAAGAAACGTAACTAGCAAGAAATCAAGCAAAGGGAGCTTAGTTGCTACAAAACtacaaataataaatttcagATTCTATACTACAACACATTACATTCATAACCGGTTCTACTGATAGACAAGTAAAACACTAACTTAGAATCTCtagatttttaagatttaaagtaTCACAACTTTATtccatttttatttgaaaatataatttgcaGTAAAATTTTCCAATCATACTTCATTTtctgttattatatatatatatatatatatatatatatatatatatatataacagagTAAAATTGAGATTACTTCATTTAgagttatgattttatttttttacttagtAATCTATTTTCcatccaaataaaataaaataaaattcgacTCTAGATTCACTCTTTTTTTGGAAAATGAAATAATACATTGAAAATGCTCTTAAAATCCATATAAACACATGGTCCAAttgttaaaacaattttttattaaaattcttaCTAAACTATCTATATTCTTCAGAGTCCTAGGGCCATGATTACATTCATTCAATCATGATCATGCAATTGTGTTCCTTGTCTTCCAAGCAAAGCGAGCTGAAATAGTGAAACCTAGCGCAGTTATACGTACCTCTCAGCGGCGTAAGAAAGAGAGCGATCTGTACAGTGCCTGACTCGAATCTCAGTGAGACCGCCTTCGCTCCGGTCAACAACAGATCGGAGGAAGGAATCGACCTTGTCCTCGAATTCAGGATTCCACCAGTTGATCGACTCAGGGAATGACTGAAATCGAGTTTCGAGATCGAATATCGTGTTGAATAACGGGTCATGACATACGTTCATCCAGGTCTTGCAGACCAGCATCGGCCCGATCCATCTTTGGTCTATGCTTAGCCGTGAGAAGATGTCGATGAGACATTCTCTAGTCAAGTCAGCCCAACCCGGGCTGAGTAAGGTTCCCATCTTGAGCTTTTCTCCGTCGACGTTGACTTCCACTATAAGGAGAACTTATAGTTTTCAGGGCGATGACGGAGTACCTACTACCTTCAAAATTTTTGACGTTCtataacatttaaaataataatatttctagACCATTTTGGTCACATATTATATATCAAGATggtttgttttcctttttctataACGAATGAAATTTAGTAACATTGTTCTCCATAGCGTTGGTTAATTTAACTCAGCAATCCCTTCCTTCCTCACCATttcgtttgtttgtttgttttttgctTACTTTTGGTCTTTCATATAAATTGTTCAATTTCCTCtttatatcttttttaaaaaggagTTTCTGATATATCATATCTTGCAACTCTGTATTTTCAAGGCTTTTGTGGTGAAAGTGTTTTGATATcgttaaaatatcaaaattcaaaTTGCATGGTTTtacatgagattttaaaatgtattaatgAATGACAAATGAACTTTGTTTGCAGGTCGTAATCCGGTTGCTTTTGAACGGAGGCTAAAGCTCACATCTTGAACTCCATTTTTAGCTTTAGTCTCATCATGTTGTTTAGACTAAACCTGAGCTTGTAtcgaagtgttttttttttaatcttttctgGGGGGACTAGGAGCCTCTCTGGTTCAAACGGAGCGGTTGCGGTTGTGGTTGTGGGAGTTTACGGATGCGGGTAGTtacggtttctagcggttttaagagatttgtacgactggttatgCAGCTATAAATTGATGCGTATACAacatacttatgactggttaactaccaaatgcaacaacggttaaataataaattaataatatttatattttatataattataaaaataacaaaaatcataatattataataaatataaaattatatttagaaagttacagttttaaattttttaaaaaatttagaaaatatttttattttaaaattttataatattaattaaaatataatatatatattttagtatttttataattcttatttaaaattataattatttatactcTATAATAGCAGAATTTATACTAGGATTTTgctcttaatttttaaacttatttacaatgcaatgttactgcttttttaaaccttaaaaaaaaaaattggccaAAATAAATGCAGCCCAAATCATTGCTTTTAccgttttggaaaaaaaaaaaatatcaaaaatatatatcaaaaaaatcCCGCGCGGACGGAAAATCTAGTTCTCTTTATATCTAAATTGAACACCGAGTTGGGAGAATAATCAGTTTTGTGGTTTTCGGGTTTTGTCATCCAATCCAATTTGCTTTAATGGGGCCAATGTTAATTCTAACAAATCCCCAATAATCTCATTAAAAGATACTACGTGTCGTCATATTATTCGTCAATAGAAAATATATCTCCTAATTTCTATCTTTCTCGAATTCgagatttctctctctctcggaggTGAACAATGGCTTCGACGGCGACGACGACTGATTTCTTCAAGCCTTTCCTCTCTCCTTTTCCCAATGGTTAGCCTCTTAAACTCTCTGCGGGTATGTGCctgagtgtgtgtgtgtgttaatTGAAGTGTATAAGCTTTCGGTTTGATGAGCTTTGGAAAATCAGATTTTGAATCACGAATCTTGAGAAAGTCCGCAAGTGTGATTTACCATCTCGATTACACAATCCAATAGCGTTGCAAATACCGAGTTCCATAGTTTTTAAATTCCAGGGAACAAGGCAGGTACTAGACAGAACAACATGGTATGGTTGAATCGAAACAGGTCTCTTCGTGTTAATGGATTGTTCGGAGGTGGAAAGAAAGAGAATAGCGTGGATGGTCAATCAAAGGTACCAACTTTTTCAAAGTTCAATGTCACCATTGGAAACATAGCTGTATGAGACTGTGAAGAAAGCTCAAATGGTTGTCCAAGTTGAGGCTGTTCGTGTCCAGAAGGAGCTTGCTGTGTATGTCCCCCCACTCTATTAACCAAGCCCTTAGTTTCTTCTCATGCCTGCTCTTATTCTGATATTTCCTCAGTGCTGAGTTTGATGGTTATTGTGAAGGCGAGCTTGTCAAGGTATTTATTACACACTCTTTTGATCTCTGTCCTAATATACACACTACGTTTGATATATGTGAGACCAAAGCGTGTCTAATTTGTTACTTTTTGGATAAATTACACCAGTTCTAGCCAATCAGAGtgctttgttttgtttgattataTCTCTTATGTGGTATGTGACATTATTCGGAAGTTTGAATTTGTATCCAGGTTACGTTATCTGGTAACCAGCAACCGATCCGCACTGATATCACTGATGCTGCTATGGAATTAGGTTCAGAAGTGAGTAACTTTTCTCTTGCGTTAGGGAATGATCGAAGTTATATTCTCATGATTTATGTTTTCCTTTGGCAGAAACTATCACTACTGGTTACAGAAGCATACAAGGACGCACATGCAAAGAGTGTACTGGTAAAGACAATCACATACCGTATTATTTTACGATACAACTACTGCCACTATTCATTTTCTTTCATCTCTTGCTTGCTTAATACAACCTTTTGGATTTCACAGGCTATGAAAGAAAGAATGAGTGATCTTGCTCAGAGCTTAGGCATGCCACCAGGACTCAGTGATGGATTAAAGTAACAGAACCAGATCTTTTTTTGTCTTTATACTCAACTTTCATGTATGAGAGAGAAGTCCAGTTTGTTTTTGTATATCAATCGGGCAAAAAGAAACTAGACCTCTGTACTCAACTCTAATGAGCCAAGAGAGAAATATCTGGGGCCCGTCTACTTCTTTGAATATCAACAATTTTCTTGAATGCTCTCAAATCGTTTTTCTGGTTTCCAAATTGTGGAAATGAATCAAGAAGCTTTACacagaagaagacaaaacaagaTTTTACTCGGAATGGATTCTAATTTGGTAGCCATATTGTGTTTGCATGCATCTTTTAGTGGAAACATTTCGAAAACAAACTTTAGATAAATAgttattttcaataaattttcagaGTTAAAATAAGTTCTCTGTGTgaattttacaatattattgtaaataaagTCATATAGTTTACCTTTGTTCCATGGAACCTTGTTGAGATACAGATTGGAGCCGGTTTTGTTGTCTCATCCATGTCTTTATATGATGCAACTTTTGTTTTGAAGTGTAGACTAATCATAATCATGCAATTCTTGGCAACTTGCTTTAATCATCTGAGATGATTCATCTCTATCATTCTCAATCTAGGCCATTTGACCAGTTATCTCATCAAATGGGTAGAGGCCTTGGCCAGACGGCCATACAGGTAAAGAACAAGACTTAAAATTCGAATGCACGATTATCTATCTCGTTACATGCTAAAAGATTTCCCGTTGAATGACTAGGAGATTCTAGTAAACCTGTTACATTCttttaaaacgaattttaaACCACGTTAAACTAATTCTTTTTTGAATCTAGACTCCTCCCAACGTCTAGACATTATATCTGAATTAGATTCATAAGTCAAATGAATAATGGTGATTCATGCGATCAATCAAAGGCAATGTTTAGACAAGTTTTAAGGGAAAACAGACATGTTTAAATCTGTCGTTGTTCTACTAATTAATAGCCATTAAGATGTTTGAATCCGTTCTCGATCACAACGTCTCCGCACCGTAAGTCGTAACTATCAATTGTATTCAGAAGACTTGCATGGCTAACGTACCACACTAATACGAGAGTTAGAGGTACTGTTTTATTAgctcttattaattattttttaaaaaactgtaACTATTTAGTATAAATCTATTAAATAATTCAAACCAAAGAACTCATGTCGTCGgtttctaaattaattaatgaattctggaacattaattttgtaataaaaagtgATTAAAACTGACATCGATCTAGCAaatcagagagagagatgacACTTAAGTATTAATTAAGACCAGATATTCAAAAGCAGAAAACACAGTTAAACTCCAACCCAAAATCGCTATATAAACAGCATCCACCACTTCCAATTATCTTCACCTTTgtgtaaaccaaaccaaacgAGAGACTAACTCTAAAAActccaaaaacaaa
The window above is part of the Brassica napus cultivar Da-Ae chromosome C3, Da-Ae, whole genome shotgun sequence genome. Proteins encoded here:
- the LOC106378422 gene encoding LOW QUALITY PROTEIN: nucleoid-associated protein At4g30620, chloroplastic (The sequence of the model RefSeq protein was modified relative to this genomic sequence to represent the inferred CDS: inserted 2 bases in 1 codon) — protein: MASTATTTDFFKPFLSPFPNGNKAGTRQNNMVWLNRNRSLRVNGLFGGGKKENSVDGQSKVPTFSKFNVTIGNIXLYETVKKAQMVVQVEAVRVQKELAVAEFDGYCEGELVKVTLSGNQQPIRTDITDAAMELGSEKLSLLVTEAYKDAHAKSVLAMKERMSDLAQSLGMPPGLSDGLK